The genome window TAGCACGGGAGCTGCCTAATCATAAGATAATCGGCGTGGATTCGCTTGTTTTTGTGCGTCAAAACGGCTCGCTACATTGTTCCTCACAGAATAGATTTTTAGGCGCAAGAAGCGTGAGCGAAGCCGAAAGCGAAATCTAAATGCAACTAAACGATGCTAGCATAAAAAGGCAAAATGAAATTTTAGGCCGTAGAGCCGTGATAGTCGCGGGTGCGACGGCATTTGCGCTAGCTGTGGTTAAATTTGCCGCGGGTTTGATCGGCGGTTCGGTGGCGGTGCTTAGCTCGGCGATCGATTCGATGCTTGACCTGCTGGTTTCCGTGCTAAATTTCTTCGCCATCCGTAAATCTCAAGCTGCGCCTGATGCTAAATTTAACTTCGGCTACGCCAAGCTAGAAGCGCTTGCGGCGATGTTTGAGGGCGTTTTGATCGTGGGTGCTGGCGCGTTTATATTTTACGAGAGCGTGCGTAAGCTACAAACGGAGCAAGCGCCCGTAGATACGGCTTTTTCGCTCTATGCGATGGCGCTATCGGTCGCGGTTACGGGGCTGCTGGTCGCCTACCTCTCTCGCGTCGCTCGCCGCACGAGAAATTTGATCGTTAGGGCCGACACTCTGCACTATAAAAGTGACCTTTTTAGCAACCTAGCCGTTATCGCCTCGCTTATCTTGGTCGAATTTACGGGATTTGCCGCGATAGACGCCGTTTTTGGTATAGTGATTAGCGGCTACATCGCCGTTAGCGCGATAAATTTAATGAAAGAAAGCGTAGGCGTGCTGCTTGACCGAGCGCTAGATCCCGAGATAACGGCGCAAATCGAAGAGATAATCCGCTCGCGCCCTCAGATAGCAAGCTATCACGGCCTAGCTACCAGAAAGAGCGCAAACATCTGCTACGTCGCTGTTCATCTAGTCTTTAACCGCGAAATTTCGCTTTACGACGCGCACAAAATTTCAGACGAGATAGAGGCCGCTATCAGGGCTAAATACGGCGAGTTTGAATGGCAGATCACGACGCACCTTGATCCGTGCGACGATCAAAACGGCTCGTGCGAATGCTAAATCAAAGGAAAAATATGAAAATTTTATTCGTCTGCCACGGAAATATCTGCCGCTCGACTATGGCGCAGTCCGTTATGCAAAATTTGAGCGAAAAGGCGGGTTTGGCGGAGCGTATTAGCATCGATTCGCGCGCCACGCACGAAGACGAGATAGGCGAGCCGCCGTATTACGAGACGGTGCGGGTTTTGAAGCAAAACGGCGTGCCCGTGACGCCTCACAAAGCAACCTTGATAACGCAAAAAGATTTTGATAGCAGCGACCTTATCTTGATAATGGACGATGAAAATTTAAGGACTCTAAAGCGTAAATTCGGCGCTGAGGCTAAATTTGACGAA of Campylobacter showae contains these proteins:
- a CDS encoding low molecular weight protein-tyrosine-phosphatase, with product MKILFVCHGNICRSTMAQSVMQNLSEKAGLAERISIDSRATHEDEIGEPPYYETVRVLKQNGVPVTPHKATLITQKDFDSSDLILIMDDENLRTLKRKFGAEAKFDEKVKFLLEFSDSPSGKIIADPYYTRDFERCYDDVSRSCAGLLKRLKQIL
- a CDS encoding cation diffusion facilitator family transporter, which codes for MQLNDASIKRQNEILGRRAVIVAGATAFALAVVKFAAGLIGGSVAVLSSAIDSMLDLLVSVLNFFAIRKSQAAPDAKFNFGYAKLEALAAMFEGVLIVGAGAFIFYESVRKLQTEQAPVDTAFSLYAMALSVAVTGLLVAYLSRVARRTRNLIVRADTLHYKSDLFSNLAVIASLILVEFTGFAAIDAVFGIVISGYIAVSAINLMKESVGVLLDRALDPEITAQIEEIIRSRPQIASYHGLATRKSANICYVAVHLVFNREISLYDAHKISDEIEAAIRAKYGEFEWQITTHLDPCDDQNGSCEC